In one archaeon BMS3Bbin15 genomic region, the following are encoded:
- a CDS encoding type IV leader peptidase family protein: MPPVNMHEIEYLKIFATLLVLLYASILDYKYREIDNKSWLSLVVMGFIFNIYEFFISGSYEILKFLIISSASGFLVAYILYYTGTMGGGDGKIFMGIAAMFPLFPFTTFSLFPLFFLSVFANSVFLSAFLPLIFFIKNIPNIKEIRSLKEVVLLFIGYKREEKDVKEFEAVIARDGEINIFQNANLMELGTTGKSSKEVWVTPALPFVIPITLGFILSLVYGDIVTWIVLRVMG; this comes from the coding sequence TTGCCTCCCGTAAATATGCATGAAATCGAATATCTGAAGATTTTCGCAACATTACTTGTTCTTTTATACGCTTCAATTCTGGATTATAAATACAGAGAGATAGACAACAAAAGCTGGCTGAGCCTTGTAGTTATGGGCTTTATTTTTAATATTTATGAATTTTTCATTTCAGGTTCATATGAAATATTGAAATTCCTCATTATTTCCTCTGCATCAGGCTTTCTGGTTGCATATATTTTATATTATACAGGTACTATGGGAGGAGGGGATGGTAAGATTTTTATGGGTATAGCAGCAATGTTTCCTCTTTTTCCATTCACAACTTTTTCCCTATTCCCTCTCTTCTTCCTGAGCGTTTTTGCAAATTCTGTATTCCTCTCTGCCTTCCTTCCTCTGATATTCTTCATAAAGAATATCCCGAATATAAAAGAGATTAGAAGTTTAAAGGAGGTTGTACTCCTATTTATCGGTTATAAAAGAGAGGAAAAGGATGTTAAGGAGTTCGAGGCTGTTATTGCAAGAGATGGTGAGATTAATATATTCCAGAATGCCAATCTCATGGAACTGGGCACCACAGGTAAAAGCAGCAAAGAGGTCTGGGTCACCCCTGCCCTTCCCTTTGTAATTCCAATAACTCTTGGTTTTATACTCTCTCTAGTTTATGGTGATATTGTTACCTGGATAGTTCTCAGGGTGATGGGATGA
- a CDS encoding putative conjugal transfer protein/MT3759: MNERILRRLRFNKRKLMPETKEDLKSVDILYPIVKPFSYIKIVYKPEEANIVYEVKEPVLAESEKRTLGRVKGVISEILDVDFFGLKTSPIIKEYMNSKMEEILKKYSIKIIPESRKKIFYYLLRDLAGYGRVDSLMHDIYLEDIHCDGVGIPIYVTHRNYGSMRTNIMFEAEEELESFVIKLAQWCRRHISVAEPLMDGSLYDGSRVQATYGNDVTRNGPTFTIRKFRETPLTPVDLILNGTINSEILAYFWLAIENRASVLVSGGTATGKTTFLNVLSIFITPDSKIVSIEDTAELNIPHEHWIPAVARPGYGTPDSMGRRYGEVTMFDILKSSLRQRPDYIIVGEVRGAEAYVLFQGMANRTCRSCNNPQRQYRVSYKEAYNTSYQSLSISS; this comes from the coding sequence ATGAATGAAAGAATTTTAAGAAGACTTAGATTCAATAAGAGAAAGCTCATGCCAGAAACTAAAGAGGATTTGAAGTCTGTTGATATTCTATATCCAATAGTTAAACCCTTCTCTTACATCAAAATAGTATACAAACCTGAGGAAGCAAATATTGTATACGAAGTCAAAGAACCTGTTCTGGCTGAAAGTGAGAAAAGAACCCTTGGCAGGGTTAAAGGTGTGATTTCAGAGATTCTGGATGTTGATTTTTTTGGATTAAAGACTTCTCCAATTATAAAAGAGTATATGAACAGCAAGATGGAGGAGATTCTTAAGAAGTACAGTATAAAAATCATTCCTGAATCCAGAAAAAAGATATTTTACTATCTCCTGAGAGACCTGGCAGGCTATGGAAGAGTTGATAGTTTAATGCATGATATTTATCTTGAGGATATTCACTGCGATGGAGTCGGAATACCCATATATGTCACCCACAGAAACTATGGCTCTATGAGAACAAATATTATGTTTGAGGCTGAAGAAGAGCTTGAATCTTTTGTTATTAAACTTGCACAGTGGTGCAGAAGGCATATATCCGTTGCAGAGCCTCTCATGGACGGAAGCCTCTACGACGGTTCCAGAGTACAGGCAACCTATGGGAATGATGTTACAAGAAACGGCCCGACTTTCACAATAAGAAAATTCAGGGAAACTCCTCTAACTCCTGTAGATTTAATACTTAACGGTACAATAAATTCCGAAATTCTGGCATATTTCTGGCTTGCTATAGAAAACAGGGCTTCGGTTCTTGTCTCAGGAGGCACAGCCACAGGAAAAACTACCTTTTTGAATGTACTCTCTATTTTCATCACTCCTGATAGCAAGATTGTGAGCATTGAAGATACTGCTGAACTCAATATTCCCCATGAACACTGGATTCCGGCAGTTGCCAGACCTGGCTATGGTACTCCTGACAGCATGGGAAGACGGTATGGCGAGGTCACAATGTTTGATATTCTGAAGAGCTCGCTCAGACAGAGACCTGACTATATAATTGTGGGCGAAGTTAGAGGTGCAGAGGCGTACGTTCTCTTTCAGGGGATGGCAAACCGGACATGCAGGTCTTGCAACAATCCACAGCGACAGTATAGAGTCTCTTATAAGGAGGCTTACAACACCTCCTATCAGTCTCTCTCCATCTCTTCTTGA